GGCAAGCTCTTTACCGGCCTGTTCAAACTCGATGATTCTTCTTCCAAGTTCCCAGTAGGTGGCAACCAGGACAGTATTGACCGCCCGGGCTGCCTGTTTTCTGGCTGCCGCCAGCAGAGTGGAAACTTCGCTGAGAAAATCCTGATAGCCGTCCGGAAGCTGTGGCAGTTCGGCCAGATTGGGAGTCTGTTTTGGAGAAAGGGTCATTTGCTTTTTCTTTTCATTCTTCATTCTGCAGCGACCTCTGTTTGATTTTTGGGGAGCATAGCTTCAGGGACATGTCCGGCTGCTATGTAGCCAGGAATTTTTCATTTCCGCATATCCAGCCGATATGAAGATGAACGCCTCCACGTTGCCCGGCATAAACGACACGATTGATTGCAGCTTCGGTACGCAACAACACTGCAAATGCCTCAAAATCCTGAAACCATTCACGGGTTGGGCTGAACGAGTGCACAAGCATAACAGCATGCGGGGCTCCGAAGCGTTTCGCCTCAATGACGGCAGACCCGGTGCGATGGATAAGCTGATACCTTATCGTGCCGGCCAAAGCTTCATTCAGATTCAGTTCACGGCGAAGGAACGCCAGTCGGGAAGCTTTCCCTTTAGATCCTTGCGCCAGCCAGTCTGACAGCGTTGGGCCA
Above is a window of Desulfotignum balticum DSM 7044 DNA encoding:
- a CDS encoding DUF1016 N-terminal domain-containing protein, which gives rise to MTLSPKQTPNLAELPQLPDGYQDFLSEVSTLLAAARKQAARAVNTVLVATYWELGRRIIEFEQAGKELAGYGEQLLQRLSSDLGKRFGR
- a CDS encoding DUF6946 family protein, which translates into the protein MSNIYIPAKGPEDWAQLLADPVKHWRTGYSARTLAYSWQSADGFPAEIKAAFSENEFLFDIQLLIAIPEHKVPLVGGSKPSQNDIWALARTSSGLVSIALEGKVSEPFGPTLSDWLAQGSKGKASRLAFLRRELNLNEALAGTIRYQLIHRTGSAVIEAKRFGAPHAVMLVHSFSPTREWFQDFEAFAVLLRTEAAINRVVYAGQRGGVHLHIGWICGNEKFLAT